In one Musa acuminata AAA Group cultivar baxijiao chromosome BXJ2-5, Cavendish_Baxijiao_AAA, whole genome shotgun sequence genomic region, the following are encoded:
- the LOC103984084 gene encoding uncharacterized protein LOC103984084: MTQLVRVTVFLRLRLSESYNRFQLNPHPPSCSASEPSSQIRDPFFFSLLTMSKTVVPVLFLIALVSLAAPPAAKAAALGLDTFLAGEARRDPSAANDSFSALPAAVKLSLAANLPPADYPALVSQLLSFHISVPVYVKLVGDFSSAAPGLLRSFAAAAALTSDRFHVIGATTHNLAVRHTLHLDTALSLLGSQISDAIRSHLEASPSPLYLSALLSVPYTSVDRIIQQDFQKESSNSAPGFYVYLLNLGSQAKPYAYSLDSKDASLAFTKCMGTLWTGKDRYVWIDLAAGPVEYGPAISGEGVIPRGEFHPLASLHGRPRSEGALLSDLTSVVLSAYQSLLVPSLRIPVFYENSLLIQFIHLHGPHPDSSGLDWNFIKQTLQESELAYNEQSLVFKSYSIKFSECPICSFAIARSMNSYTSRFLFENYTLIVNEYLDSKSLHQILSDSVEEVHQAAAIPEEDYGKVLPVYVFDLEYDKLILLDRCHQAIAFRNMVIAVRTRSSQTVSDYNCNGRHMITQTRNLDRPIIGSVLQSMWGVSPIHLSWSPQHNGALVDYTWSVGQTPFGPFSDTLSLSFVQRDAARRNVLLITLNYTITSAIDILQSMAAHGGVKKLLKENKHVEFVQRWNLLNYKLEKVVSAVSHFDFEKAMHFLRSSDHDLYAIHTLAYEASQKLEASITCFSDPPFPWASVSLFGVLLFGFCYFHGNRDKIFKSKRKQF, from the coding sequence ATGACCCAACTCGTCCGTGTCACGGTATTCTTACGTCTCCGTCTGTCTGAATCCTATAACCGTTTCCAGTTAAACCCTCATCCTCCGTCGTGTTCGGCCTCCGAGCCGAGCTCGCAGATCCGGGATCCCTTCTTCTTTTCGCTTCTGACGATGTCCAAAACCGTGGTCCCGGTCCTCTTCTTGATTGCCCTCGTCTCCCTCGCGGCCCCGCCGGCGGCTAAGGCCGCGGCCCTCGGCCTCGACACCTTCCTCGCTGGCGAGGCCCGCCGCGACCCCTCTGCCGCAAATGATTCCTTCTCTGCCCTTCCCGCGGCCGTCAAGCTGTCGCTTGCCGCGAACCTCCCCCCCGCCGACTACCCTGCCCTTGTCTCCCAGCtcctctctttccatatctccgtCCCGGTATACGTGAAGCTTGTGGGTGACTTCTCCTCCGCGGCCCCCGGCCTCCTCCGGTCCTTCGCCGCGGCCGCCGCCCTCACCTCCGACCGCTTCCACGTCATCGGCGCCACCACACACAACCTCGCCGTCCGACACACCCTGCACCTTGACACCGCCCTCTCGCTCCTCGGATCGCAGATATCCGACGCCATCCGTTCCCACCTTGAGGCCTCCCCATCGCCGCTTTATCTTTCTGCCCTCCTTTCTGTGCCGTACACATCGGTCGATCGCATTATCCAGCAGGATTTCCAGAAGGAGAGCTCGAATTCGGCCCCGGGGTTCTATGTCTATTTGCTGAATCTTGGATCTCAAGCCAAACCCTATGCCTATTCCCTTGATTCCAAGGATGCCTCGCTGGCCTTCACAAAGTGTATGGGGACTCTGTGGACTGGTAAAGATCGGTATGTGTGGATCGACCTTGCCGCAGGACCAGTGGAATATGGCCCGGCGATCTCCGGTGAGGGTGTGATCCCCCGAGGTGAGTTCCATCCTCTCGCCTCACTCCATGGGCGACCGAGGTCAGAAGGAGCCCTCCTTTCGGATCTCACCTCTGTGGTCCTCAGCGCCTACCAATCCCTTCTGGTTCCTTCCCTCAGAATCCCTGTCTTCTACGAGAATTCTCTCCTAATTCAGTTCATCCACCTTCATGGACCTCATCCGGATTCCTCTGGACTTGACTGGAATTTCATCAAACAGACGCTGCAAGAAAGCGAGCTTGCTTATAATGAACAATCTTTGGTGTTCAAATCATACAGCATAAAATTCTCAGAATGCCCAATTTGCTCTTTTGCCATTGCCCGATCAATGAATTCATACACCTCCCGTTTCCTTTTTGAGAATTACACGTTAATTGTTAATGAATATTTAGACTCAAAGAGCTTGCATCAGATACTATCAGACTCAGTGGAAGAGGTACACCAAGCTGCGGCAATTCCTGAAGAGGACTATGGCAAGGTCCTTCCAGTATATGTATTCGATTTGGAATATGACAAGCTTATCTTGCTTGACCGGTGTCACCAGGCCATTGCATTCAGAAACATGGTGATTGCTGTGAGGACTAGGAGCTCACAGACGGTTAGTGACTACAACTGCAATGGCCGGCACATGATTACACAGACTCGAAACCTAGACCGTCCGATTATTGGTTCCGTGCTTCAGAGCATGTGGGGTGTCTCACCAATCCACTTGTCATGGAGCCCACAGCATAACGGTGCTCTGGTTGATTACACCTGGAGTGTGGGTCAAACTCCATTCGGACCCTTCTCTGACACTCTGTCTCTGTCCTTTGTTCAGAGAGATGCAGCACGGAGGAATGTTCTGCTTATTACATTGAACTATACAATTACAAGTGCCATTGACATATTGCAATCTATGGCCGCACATGGTGGAGTTAAGAAGCTTTTAAAGGAAAATAAGCATGTTGAGTTTGTTCAGAGGTGGAATTTGCTCAACTACAAGCTTGAGAAGGTGGTTTCTGCCGTTTCCCACTTTGATTTTGAGAAAGCTATGCACTTCCTGAGGTCTTCAGATCATGATCTATATGCTATACACACTTTAGCTTATGAGGCATCACAAAAATTGGAGGCTTCAATTACTTGCTTCAGTGATCCACCATTCCCATGGGCATCAGTTTCCCTGTTTGGTGTGCTTCTTTTTGGTTTCTGTTATTTCCATGGAAATAGGGACAAGATTT